The DNA window GCGATCAGGCCTGGTAGTCGCGCACGTCGTGGCCGGTGTAGACCTGGCGCGGACGGCCGATCTTCATTTCCGGGTCGACCTGCTGTTCCAGCCAATGTGCCACCCAGCCGGACGTACGGCCCAAGGCGAACATGACGGTGAACATTTCGGTCGGGATCTGCAGCGCCTTGTAGATGATGCCGCTGTAGAAGTCGACGTTCGGATACAGCTTGCGGGCGACGAAGTAGTCGTCCTGCAGCGCGGCCTGTTCCAGCTTCACGGCCACGTCCAGCAGCGGATCCTGCACGCCCAGCTGGGTCAGGACCTTGCTGGTCATCTCACCGATCACCTTGGCGCGCGGATCGAAGTTCTTGTACACGCGGTGGCCGAAGCCCATCAGGCGGAAGCCCGAGGTCTTGTCCTTGGCCTTCAGCACGGCCGATTCCACGTTGTCGGCCGAGCCGATCTCTTCCAGCATCTTCAGCACGGCTTCGTTTGCACCGCCGTGGGCCGGACCCCACAGCGCGGTGACGCCAGCGGCGACCGAGGCATACGGGTTGGCACCGGTCGAACCGACCAGACGCACGGTCGAGGTCGAGGCGTTCTGTTCGTGGTCGGCGTGCAGGATGAACAGCAGGTCGAGCGCCTTGACCACGTCCTGGTTCAGTTCGTACTGGCCATCGGCCGATTCGAAGGTCTGCTTCAGGAAGCGGCTGACGTAATCCAGCGAGGTGTCGGGCTTGTTGGCCGGCAGGCCCTTGCCATGACGGTAGATCAGCGCCGACAGGGTCGGCACCTTGGCGATCAGGCGCACAGCGGCCTTGCGGCGCTGCTCGGCGTCAGCCAGGTCCAGCGAAGCGTGGTACTTGGCCGACAGCTGCGCGATCGCAGCGGCCAGGATGGCCATCGGGTGGGCATCCTTGTCGAAGCTGCCGATCAGGGCGTTGATCGAGGCATCGACGTTGGCTTCAGCGGCCAGCTCGTCGGTGAAGGCCTTCAGCTGCTCGGCGCTCGGACGCTCGCCATTGATCAGCAGGTAGACCACTTCGACGTAGCTCGACTTTTCCGAGAGCTGTTCGATCGGGTAGCCGCGGTACAGCAGCACGCCCTTGTCACCGTCGATATAGGTGATGGCGGACTTGCAGCTGGCGGTGGCGGTGAAACCGGAGTCGTAAGTGAAGAGACCGGTTTCCTTGGTCAGCTTCGAGATATCGACGCAATCGTTACCGAGCGTGGGTTTGATGACGGGCAGAACAACCGACTTGTCGCCGGCGTTGAGCGTGACCTGATCAAGATCGGACACTGTGTGCGCTCCTCAGGGGAAGGCGCCCGCCCAAGCGCATGGGTCAGGCACGTGAAGGAAGTCCACAACCTGTGCTGTGGATCACGACATTATCGCACAGCAACATTTCCCACGCCCTAGGACTGAAGTCGTAGATGGAGGGGGCGCAAACGCCCGCGCAGCGAGGTGCGACAGGGCTTGAGGGGGTCGATACGGACACTGCGTTCCGGGCCCCGGCGCAATTTATGAATCTACGTTCATATTCCAGCAGGGTTGCAAAAAAAAACAACGGCCGCCGAAGCGACCGTTGTTTTCGTGGGGGACGCAGGGCGTACCCCGCGGCGCAGATCAGTTC is part of the Stenotrophomonas oahuensis genome and encodes:
- a CDS encoding citrate synthase — translated: MSDLDQVTLNAGDKSVVLPVIKPTLGNDCVDISKLTKETGLFTYDSGFTATASCKSAITYIDGDKGVLLYRGYPIEQLSEKSSYVEVVYLLINGERPSAEQLKAFTDELAAEANVDASINALIGSFDKDAHPMAILAAAIAQLSAKYHASLDLADAEQRRKAAVRLIAKVPTLSALIYRHGKGLPANKPDTSLDYVSRFLKQTFESADGQYELNQDVVKALDLLFILHADHEQNASTSTVRLVGSTGANPYASVAAGVTALWGPAHGGANEAVLKMLEEIGSADNVESAVLKAKDKTSGFRLMGFGHRVYKNFDPRAKVIGEMTSKVLTQLGVQDPLLDVAVKLEQAALQDDYFVARKLYPNVDFYSGIIYKALQIPTEMFTVMFALGRTSGWVAHWLEQQVDPEMKIGRPRQVYTGHDVRDYQA